The Nicotiana tabacum cultivar K326 chromosome 14, ASM71507v2, whole genome shotgun sequence genome contains a region encoding:
- the LOC107797031 gene encoding S-type anion channel SLAH1-like has protein sequence MGEEVFESTIKVTISDDTMKSNVAKKSSSASLLTKLHAGYFRISLSLGGQALLWKVLIEHLDKSQTLHHLFHTLPSTTFLLLWWISLCTLLILSFLYILRCIFHFSLVKSEFLHPVGVNYLFAPWISWLLLLQSAPFSIPHVGSCQVFWWIFVVPVGILDVKIYGQWFTTEKRFLSMVANPTSQLSVLGNLTGAWVASKKEWKESAVCIFTLGLTHYLVVFITLYQRLSGSNNLPAMLRPSFFLFVAAPSMASLAWASISGNFDMSCRMLFFLSLFLFTSLVCRPALFKKSMRKFNVAWWAYSFPLTFLALASAQYAHQVKGPVSAGLMLLLSALSVLVFVGLTVSTALNLDMLLADNDRYLNFTKRN, from the exons ATGGGGGAAGAAGTTTTTGAATCAACAATCAAAGTCACAATAAGTGATGATACTATGAAATCAAATGTTGCCAAGAAATCATCTTCTGCTTCTCTTTTGACTAAACTACATGCAGGCTATTTCAGAATAAGCCTATCTTTAGGTGGTCAAGCCTTGTTATGGAAAGTTCTAATTGAACATTTAGATAAATCACAAACTCTTCACCACTTATTTCATACTCTCCCTTCAACTACTTTCCTCTTACTATGGTGGATTTCCCTTTGTACCCTTCTCATCCTCTCTTTTCTTTACATTTTAAGGTGCATTTTTCACTTCTCATTAGTTAAATCAGAGTTTTTACATCCTGTTGGTGTAAACTATCTCTTTGCTCCTTGGATTTCTTGGCTTTTATTACTCCAATCAGCACCATTTAGTATTCCACATGTTGGTTCTTGCCAAGTTTTTTGGTGGATTTTCGTCGTTCCGGTTGGGATTCTTGATGTGAAAATATATGGACAATGGTTTACTACTGAGAAAAGGTTTTTATCAATGGTTGCAAATCCAACTAGCCAACTTTCTGTGTTGGGAAATTTGACTGGTGCTTGGGTTGCAAGTAAAAAGGAATGGAAAGAGAGTGCTGTTTGTATATTTACATTAGGGTTAACACATTATTTGGTAGTGTTTATTACACTTTATCAAAGATTATCTGGTAGTAATAACCTACCTGCTATGCTTAgaccttctttctttttgtttgtggCTGCTCCTAGTATGGCTAGCTTAGCTTGGGCTTCTATTTCTGGGAATTTTGATATGTCATGCAGAATGCTCTTTTTTCTCTCACTATTTCTCTTCACTTCTTTG GTTTGTAGGCCAGCACTATTCAAGAAATCAATGAGAAAGTTCAATGTTGCATGGTGGGCTTACTCATTTCCTCTCACATTCCTAGCCTTAGCCTCTGCACAATATGCACATCAAGTGAAAGGTCCTGTTTCTGCTGGACTTATGCTGCTTCTCTCAGCCCTTTCAGTTCTTGTTTTTGTTGGTTTGACAGTTTCCACTGCTCTCAATCTTGACATGCTTTTGGCTGATAATGATCGCTATTTAAACTTCACTAAACGTAATTAG